In the Prosthecobacter dejongeii genome, one interval contains:
- a CDS encoding efflux RND transporter periplasmic adaptor subunit, with protein MQFPIQLSWLTLGIWLTACSPAETKGGNSGRKPTAAIPVVVATVEQKEVPLQLQAIGNVRAKSTVAVKARVTGQISEVNFTEGQDVKKGDVLAKIDPAPFAVVLAQAKAKLAQATTQAEIAKRQSDRYANLSQSGGVSKDEVDNFKSTADAARSNQEAAAAAVKEAELQLSFCDVVSPITGRAGRRVVDAGNVVKADETDLVVINQLRPIEVIFAVPEQHFADIQTYMKRGDLKVTIAPSGSAAQQIQGLLSFVDNAIKPATGTLEVKATMPNEDLALWPGQYGEVALTLTTQPNAIVVPATAVQTGQKGQYVFVVKDDSHVDLREVDLERTVGTEAIIRTGLKAGEVVVIDGQLRLTPDSKVEIKPPVGMPPVIKPENGKISQAAPKIP; from the coding sequence ATGCAATTCCCCATTCAGCTCTCTTGGCTGACCCTTGGCATTTGGTTGACTGCCTGCTCTCCCGCGGAAACCAAAGGAGGTAACTCTGGCCGTAAACCGACAGCAGCCATTCCCGTTGTTGTGGCTACTGTGGAGCAAAAAGAAGTCCCCCTCCAATTGCAGGCCATCGGCAATGTGCGGGCCAAATCCACCGTCGCAGTGAAAGCCCGCGTCACGGGCCAGATCTCCGAAGTTAATTTTACCGAAGGTCAGGATGTGAAAAAGGGCGATGTGCTGGCCAAGATAGACCCCGCACCGTTTGCCGTCGTGCTCGCTCAGGCAAAAGCCAAGCTGGCGCAGGCAACAACTCAGGCAGAGATCGCCAAACGCCAATCGGACCGGTATGCCAATCTTTCTCAAAGCGGAGGTGTCTCAAAGGACGAAGTGGACAACTTTAAAAGCACAGCCGATGCCGCCCGTTCCAATCAGGAAGCCGCAGCCGCAGCCGTGAAAGAGGCAGAACTCCAACTCAGCTTTTGCGATGTTGTTTCGCCCATCACAGGTCGTGCAGGTCGGCGAGTCGTGGATGCAGGAAATGTGGTGAAGGCAGATGAGACGGATCTGGTAGTGATCAATCAACTCCGGCCTATCGAGGTCATCTTTGCCGTCCCAGAACAGCATTTCGCGGACATCCAGACTTATATGAAACGTGGCGATTTGAAGGTCACTATCGCGCCCAGTGGCAGCGCCGCTCAGCAAATCCAAGGTCTGCTTTCCTTTGTCGATAACGCCATTAAACCAGCCACCGGCACGCTTGAAGTGAAAGCGACCATGCCTAACGAGGACCTCGCTCTATGGCCAGGGCAGTATGGCGAAGTTGCCCTGACCTTAACCACTCAGCCCAATGCGATCGTCGTCCCCGCCACCGCCGTCCAGACTGGGCAAAAAGGACAATATGTTTTTGTCGTCAAGGACGATAGCCATGTAGATCTGCGAGAGGTGGATCTGGAAAGAACCGTCGGAACCGAAGCCATCATCCGCACCGGTTTAAAAGCCGGTGAAGTGGTCGTCATTGATGGGCAGTTGCGGCTGACTCCAGACAGCAAGGTAGAGATCAAGCCTCCTGTCGGAATGCCACCTGTGATTAAACCGGAAAATGGCAAAATCTCTCAGGCAGCTCCTAAAATCCCATGA
- a CDS encoding SAM-dependent methyltransferase, whose protein sequence is MPPPEPFSAFMARALYDPVKGYYSRQIRTVGARGDFSTTATLSPVLGQSIAKWLKEEAALQPQVRQVIEIGAGSGVLMAGVKKSLGWWQRRRFQWHIVETSPVLQKQQMALLGKSVTWHQDLKDALHACGGQAFIYHNELLDAFPATLLQNHEDSWQEVHLDEKGREVLQPLSWDAHQRSLFHVFGAWPTRAKAQRVEVHESVRRWLQHWAPAWKSGAMLTVDYGGLFPALYHRRPAGTLRAYLHQHRLEGLAVYQNPGRQDITADVNFSDFRLWAQELGWQESSYGTQADFIHHHLKNLNPDTRTTFILEKDGAGSAFKHVVHRVGSSCQ, encoded by the coding sequence ATGCCACCTCCTGAACCTTTCTCCGCCTTCATGGCTCGCGCACTGTATGATCCAGTGAAAGGTTATTATTCGAGACAGATCCGGACAGTGGGAGCCCGGGGGGATTTCTCCACCACGGCGACTCTTTCTCCTGTTCTCGGCCAATCCATTGCAAAGTGGTTAAAAGAGGAAGCTGCGCTACAACCACAGGTTCGGCAAGTGATCGAAATCGGTGCAGGCAGCGGGGTGCTGATGGCTGGAGTAAAAAAGAGTCTGGGCTGGTGGCAGCGTCGCCGGTTTCAGTGGCACATCGTGGAGACATCTCCAGTTTTGCAAAAACAACAGATGGCACTCTTGGGCAAATCCGTGACTTGGCATCAGGATCTTAAAGATGCTCTCCACGCATGCGGAGGGCAGGCCTTCATCTATCACAATGAACTGCTCGATGCTTTCCCAGCCACGCTGCTGCAAAATCACGAAGATTCCTGGCAGGAAGTCCACCTGGATGAAAAAGGTCGTGAAGTTTTACAACCACTCAGTTGGGATGCCCACCAAAGATCGCTATTTCACGTTTTCGGTGCCTGGCCCACCCGTGCAAAAGCTCAACGCGTGGAAGTGCATGAATCCGTACGACGATGGCTCCAACATTGGGCTCCGGCTTGGAAAAGTGGAGCCATGCTGACAGTGGACTATGGCGGCCTCTTCCCTGCCCTCTACCATCGGCGGCCCGCTGGTACTCTGAGAGCCTATCTACATCAGCATCGGCTAGAAGGTCTCGCCGTGTATCAAAACCCAGGTCGCCAAGATATTACCGCTGATGTCAACTTTAGCGACTTCCGCCTCTGGGCCCAAGAGCTAGGATGGCAAGAAAGCAGCTATGGGACCCAAGCGGACTTCATTCATCATCACCTAAAGAATTTAAACCCAGACACCCGAACAACCTTCATTTTAGAGAAAGACGGAGCAGGCTCAGCCTTTAAACATGTCGTTCATCGAGTAGGCTCATCGTGCCAGTAA